The Dermacentor silvarum isolate Dsil-2018 unplaced genomic scaffold, BIME_Dsil_1.4 Seq167, whole genome shotgun sequence genomic interval aggcggagaggccacagcgtcttacaccagcttcttacacgggccgtaacgcgctagcacaaacgcgttagaaacgcgctagaaacgcggcctttcgttaatgttgggtatttattgccatcgtggtgcgtgtgtctatgtgcgcttcgtggcgtagtgggctaacgccgcgcgctcggaagcgaggggtccctggttcgattccgcgctacggacacaacttcggaattttttttctcatttttctcagactggttacacactactactactacgacggggacggaacgggtgccgctataaggagcttcgctcctaaaacatGGAATCAGTTTTCCGTGCACCCCCAGCTGTATGTTTCGCTGGTTCCTTGGGCATAACAACCGCTTGGGCGTTGGTTCCTTGGTGAAATATCTGCCACGGTGTTCGCCCCCCACAGCCGCCTCGCGCGCGGCGTTGCGGGGTCTCTCCTAAGGTTATCCTCTATGCCAGGGTCAGAGCAAAGCTCGTCGGAGGCACCGCCgggtgatttggcgtgctgctgagagcgtTGTCGGAGCGAGATACGTTCGAATTAACTCTCACAAATGCTTGCGCGTTCGAATTATCGGCCGTTTttgcccattgaaatacacattactttgacaggaccacagcgtcagtttgaataaaccggaagttcgaattaacaagattcgactgcAATACACTAGCAGCATGGTGTTCTGCTGGACGCTGTTTTGTTGTAGCTGGCTGCCAACAAATGGCAGTTTGTCACCATGAGAAGATTTTCAAGTCGGAGACAAAATGggtttaaccctttcagggtctaTACCGTACATGTACGGCTTCCGCGAACACCCTTAAGATTGTCAATGGCATACATATACggtatcgcttgtacatttaaaaagcgcctttcgatcatttcttttgcTTGGCATGTGTTGCCACTCGAagggaacacgtggaattttttacttgtgcCAATGCCTCTCCgggttttatttctttttttttaatggcaacGGCACGTCGGCTATCGCTCGCGTAtccgggcgcgcgcgcggcggcgacAAGTGTGCAaatctttcgatcatttctttcgcttggtatgtgctgcaaCTTGACGGGAACACGTGAAATTTTTTACTTGCGGCAAtgcctctctcttttttttatggcaacggtGTGTCAGTCAGCTATCGCTCATGCATCCGGCACGCGCGAGCGCGGCAGCGGCAAGTGCGCACCTCTTttgatcatttctttcgcttggcttGTGGTGCCACTCgacgggaacacgtggaattttttaccTGTGCCAACACCtctccagttttttttctttttttttatggcaacagCACATCAGTTATCACTTGCACATCCGGGCGTGCGCGTGCGGCACCGGCAGCAAGttacggttttctcctgcggcaGATCCCGCTTGTTGCCTGCGCTAAACTGATGgttatctggtttcaaatctctcaaagggtgaccgcttgttactcgatcgtttattgcccaccgcggcgcgattacacctgttcccaggcaggcaattatatacacaaacgatgctaccgtttttgcatttccttttttggagaccacaaaagctctatcgcaatttatttggcgataagacgaaggcttctcacttgtttcggtttccagACGTGCACACAActatttttcagtgcgcttactTCTTATTCATGAacaaacattgtgtattttacaacacaaattattttttcctcactttactgtcactttaaaaaaattacgaccatattttttcgaaataCCTTCTtccgaagaatttaaatcagcaataaaaaaaatcgaccctggcGGGTCGCATTAGGCAAAAAAATTTGACCCACAAAGGACTAGCAATATTTCTGCCGTTGTGGCCATCGCCCCACCATGCCGGCCTGAGCAGGTCGCCACCGCCGATGACACAAAATGTTggctacaatttcttttttcacctCTTTCTCCGATACACAAGTCAACTGCGCCAAcgtcggaggggtggaagggagaCAGGCGCGTGAAGCCGACAATGCGTCGGGTGAGGCGACGAAGGTGTGCCGTGCAGGGTGGAAGGCAGATGTAGCAAAGGTGTGGGGTATGCATGCGAATGCAGTCGCTTGCAatattttttctgcttttcttggtTTTTGCATTCCGTTTTTTTTTAAGCACAGACAACCATTAGCCAAATTTAACTGTTCTAGGTACTAATGCGGCATGGGAAAATTGTAGTTAATGGTTTATTTTCGCAtagaacacacacaaaagttCATGGTGCGACAGCTTCTCCTTGGTACATCCAAGTATTGTTAAAAATGGTAATGCTATAAGTCAGTTCGACCAAAGTACAGaacagaccacttataacgtaattgcttatagtgcaggaccagatataatacggtctcttcagactcccgttaatttttccaTGGCACtatatgtatacgcgtatcgcttatagtgcagttgcggtagacgaaataccggttacagtgcggctgcctggaagttggGCAGTCAACCATGActgcgaacgctcccctcaagtcGCAGATTTACTCCAACGTAACATGCGTGCGCACACGCGTCGAGCTCTGCGACGTCGCAGCGTAACCGGCGTGTTTGGTGCCATCGGGCGCATTCCACTGTTGCTGGCGCATGTAAATAGCTCCATTCTTAATTGTTTTGGGGCTGGCAAGGCTGCTCTATGCGATGCATAATTGCCAGTTCTCTTTGGCCAGCTTTGCCGCAATAAAGCCATGTTATGTGGTGAAACATGCAGGaaatattgcagtgaagcatatcgAGAGTtagaaaggggccactgtcacggaaTGTCGTATGTGTCCTTTAATTATACACGTGTGCACACACTGTCCTGTCACACTATGAGCGCCAAGacgtctaataactgtactgccagccattcagagctgtttctgatgtTACTGTGGCGATTTGTAGCCTTCCTCATAGCTACGTTttcctaaagcccctccatacacgttttcgctgaccaggttaagtaccgccaacttaccctcctcctccacactTTCCCTCACTCACCCTCTCAACTACCGGCGTCAAGCGAAACTTGCGTAGTCTCAGCTTCCGGTTTTAGGcggaagcgacgtcactgctgccTAGAGGTGTGAGCGTGCAACAAACGAAAATTCTGGAACCGGAAATACCGGAAGCTGAACGACCGGAAACGGAAACACCGGAAGCGGAAATTGCGGAAGCAGAAATTCCGGAAGTGGAACTGGTATGAACGACGCATCAGGGAACAGCGGTGCACATCAAAGGTTGGCAACTACTTAGCAAAAGCAGCACTGGAGCGTGGATGGAGAGGCTTTATATTCTCCCAGCTCTTACGTTTTTTACCatggtcccttgaaaaacgtaacAGGGTTCTACGGTATAAGTGGGTTTGCCGGTATTTCTTGTTTCTGCATTTCATGCTTCCGTGTTACAATCAATAAACTTGGCTCAAGATGGACGGTTGAAATACTCACATTTACAGGCTCTGCGTCAGCCCCGTCAGAAGAATTGAGCAGGTCGCCAAACTCTCCCATGCACCAGCAAGCCACCTGTGCCAAGGGTTGCCGTGCACTGAAGTCTTCCTGGGAGATCTGCCGCCACAGCTGCTGGGCTGTGTATGTGTGCAGAGCGCTAGTCTCTGATATGAGCTGGATGAGGCTGCCTACCACGTCATCTCGTACATAGTTGCCTGCCTGCACAAACACAAATGCACTGCTTATAAAAGGGGCTCTAACACCTTTTATTAAGGGTGTGCAATGTGTCTAGTACCAGAGACACCTCACAAATCTTTGCCAAAAAAAGTATTTAAATGTGCCTTATATGAAAGCAACGTTAACAGCTACCAAATGCTACAACCGTTAACTGTTTGCACCCTTACCGTCCTTTTAAtcattttattgagatagcaattaaaCATGTTTGAGGCATGTTTGCACCACCATCATTGTTCTATCCCACTATCGATGGTGCATGCTCGATGCCAAAGCTAGGATAGCGTTCTGCCTTCTGCTACTGGCATGAGCATTGTGTGCCTGCATGCTACAGTCTACGCTCATTATAACGGACCCGCATACAACAGACTTTTGGATATAACAAACCATATTTCAACCTTAGTTTCCTTTACCTATTTTATTATTGCAACGAAGTTCGCTTTTATCGGACTACGCTACAACAGACTATCGGCAACAGCAGATGAAATTAGCGGCAATTTTTTTCAAATTCGGGCGTATAAAGCGTACTTTTCCCGTGTCGACACAGGCTGACAACAGACTTGAGAGGGTCAGCCGACAATCGCGTCCTCAATTTCACGCGCACGCGAAGGGCGAAAGGCGGGGCAGaagcgcgttctctttctttcgcgcgcgagccACAGGGAGGAGGCGAGGAAGAGGGAGCTCAcctctggcggctgctgcttatggcGCGGGAGCGtaggcgccgtatcttgaaaggaaAAAGTGCGCtcagtgccagtagcttcgtatgcactgtggtTTCGACGTTTAGGTAGCTCGCGGCTGCTGCCACACTTCttgactgcagcgttttgacagcaactTTCCgtgatcatcgagcgagatgtgctcatgtttacttgtgcacgtgtgacaccgtgcttgttagtttagttagtaagcgaatgtttccaactttatacggctgataaatttactatccttacttcgtatagctgtttactaattcgttatcgcaatcgatgcttcggctttcgggcaaaactgactTTGTGGACGTTTGTCACTCACTCTTTGCAATAACATTGTTAGACATCACGACCAAAGTTTTGGAAGTGAGGTGTTTCGGATCTTACGGACTTCGGACAAAACCGCCATTTTTTGTCGGATTATGAGGGTCCGTTGTAATGAGAGTCGACTGTATAAGCACACTAGCattcctgctgagcagctgtgtgtaTGCACTGGTCCGAGTGGAATTGACAGTAATCAAGCTAACATTATCTAATATTTCACACGGCGCTGACTAATGTCAACAAATTTCCTGTCGGTCTATCTCATGCACCATTGAGGTGCGACGCCTCTAACGCCACTGGCGTCGTCATCATGCCAGTGCTGTGAGACACCTGGTAGCTGCCAGGGCGCGGTTTCTTCTGCACCGCAGCAGTTGCCTGGCATACCTTGTCTCGCCAACACTGCACACCCACATATAATTAAAACGCCATTCGAGTTGTTCAAGAGCAATGCTAAACTTTGCTATTGCTGTCAATGCTTCATTCTTCGGGCGAAACCACCAAATgtttaatttctttatttctttatctaTTTTTAATACCTTAAATTACTATAGTTGGTTACGCTAACAGTGCGAAGGCAGAACTTCGTCACAAGAGAAGAGAAGAAACATGTCGCTGACTTCCAACTGGTTTATATTTTTCAAGACAGATGCTTCTGCAGTTGAACCCCGTAACGAAACACGAAGACAGTGAAAAATTTTGCTTTTACAAGAAATTCTTTGTGAAATGAGACAGCACAGACAGTTAATGCGCTGCAAAGCGAAGCTTCCCTGTCCAAATTTGATTAGCCTACTTTGACGAGCCTTGCTAGAGGCTATAGAActgcaatgccgacaccacgaAGTGTGCACTATGCATCGCCAATAGCTTTCAGGGGTTCGATCACTTTCCAGAGACTTCGCGTAACTCAGGACCTGATGCGTCGGCATCTATGAGCAACAGCATTCCGAACGAAGATTTGCACAATGGGACTGTTGTATTCGTGGTCGGTTCGCTTCCGGGGATACAATCACTATCACGAGATTTCTCTTTAATTGGCGCCCGATCCGTAGGCATCCATGGGCGACAGCGTTGATACGGTTACTTTCGAGAGATTTCGTGTAACTCAGCACCAGACACATCGCCGTCTAGCACAAGCAACAATGTCAACGTGCCGACGCGCCCAGTAATGAGTTGCGCAAAATGTTGTGATGATTGTATCCCCGAAAGCAATCAACCATGAATAAGGCCCTGTTGTGCAAATCTCAAGGAAATCTACGTCTGGCGATGGCAAATTCACACACGATGCTCATTGGGTGGTGCATCCATGCAATTTGAAACGAGCTATCAAAAAACAAGATGGCAGCCATGATGTGTTTCCAGAGCCAGCATGATTTCCGGCGCTTTGTATTTGTAAACAGACACGGTGGCAGCTTCGTAAGCGTGCTGCAATAGCATGTGTGACAGCATTTCATGCAATTTAAGTGAGCATAAAATGTATTTGAGCACTTTTTGTTGTTAGCGTTACACGGGTAGATAATATAGTGTCTAATGTTCTTGAAAATTTCAGTAATGCAAGATTGCAGTTTAGTGATATTTCGTTGTCAAAAGATCAGAAATGCATTGAATCCTATGGGTGCTCGCTGCGGATACGAAAATATGCCAGTGTGTCAAGAAATTCGTTATCTCAGACTTTCGTTTTCGTGGGGGTTTGACATGTGTATTATTCACAGACAATTAAAATACAAGGACCTGGTAACAACTAAAAACTTAAAAGAAGAATAAACAGAGTGATAAAAATAAAATCTACACAAAAGGCACTAAAAAAAGGCAATGCAAACATGATACGCATGCTACGTTACGGAGCtttcaccccctccccccccccccccccatagtaAGTTTAAAAACTTCAATATCTTCTCAGATAAAGCAACTGAAAGTACGCTTCCTCAATTGGTGTCGTAACGTGTCAGCTCGGATGTTTTGATAATTTCTCGACTGCTGCTGTTGTCTACAATTGAGCAATTCATGTGCATACCCACATTCTTTGCAGCGTGCGACAAAATGCCCTTCTAGGCCTCACCTCGCACTATAATCATGTTCCCACAAACAATCGTTGGCACAGTGTCCTGCTCTGCTCAACGCAGTAACTTGCTCACGAACAAGGGACCTATACACAATGGCTTGTGCGCATGGTACCCTATGGCTTACGATGTCAagtttggtagtttcttgatccCTGGGCACCATCCTTCTTAGTTGTACTTAAGTCTAACCTCTTCCAGCGGCAGAGAATGCTCACACTTGATCAGCATGAGCTTCAGATAACAGGCTGCTCGCCTTGTTTCGTCTGGATTCCAACAGTACATTTTGACAGCCATAGCTGAAGGTATCCTAAGAAAACTGAAGACACCATGGCATGATGCCGAAACGGTAGAGCGCGGCCAGCAACAACCTCCGAGGCAGAGGGTGACAGTTGTACCACACATTCATGGCGTGTCACATGACCTCAAAAAAGATTCAACAATGCATAAATTTGCTTGTGGTGTTCTCTACCACCTGAAACTTGCTAGGTTTATGTACAACAAAGGACGGTTCCCAGGGGACAAGCTGCTGTCTAACTAAACATTGTAAGTAGGAGTGTGTGAATTTTGAATCGATATTGATACGCACATGCatttacagtgtagaccacttataacgtaaccgcttatagtgcaggaccggatataatacggtcttttcagactccccttaattttcccatagcactccatgtatacgcatacc includes:
- the LOC125941740 gene encoding AP-1 complex subunit gamma-1-like, which codes for MVPRDQETTKLDIAGNYVRDDVVGSLIQLISETSALHTYTAQQLWRQISQEDFSARQPLAQVACWCMGEFGDLLNSSDGADAEPVNVTEDEVIDFYEKMLSNNQVQLVTKEYAVTSLMKLSVRFASSAP